One region of Populus trichocarpa isolate Nisqually-1 chromosome 4, P.trichocarpa_v4.1, whole genome shotgun sequence genomic DNA includes:
- the LOC7493585 gene encoding protein SET DOMAIN GROUP 40, which produces MEDAGQDEGFERFLKWAANLGISDCTTNLSLHPQSPTSCLGHSLTVSHFPDAGGRGLAAVRDLKKGELVLRVPKSVLITRDSLLKDEKLCSFVNNNTYSSLSPTQILAVCLLYEMGKGKSSWWYPYLMHLPRSYDVLASFSEFEMQALQVDDAIWTAEKAVSKAKSEWKEANSLMDALKLKPQLLTFRAWIWASATISSRALHIPWDEAGCLCPVGDLFNYAAPGEESNDLENVVHWMNASSLEDSSLSNGETTDDFIGDQPDIGLERLTDGGFDENMAAYCFYARKNYKKGTQVLLGYGTYTNLELLEHYGFLLNENPNDKVFIPLEPSMYSFISWPKVSMYIHQDGKPSFALLSALRLWATPPNQRRSISHLVYSGSRLSVYNEISVLKWISKNCALILSNLPTVIEEDSLLLSTINKIENFDKPTELGKLLCASGGEARAFLEASDLQKGKNGSELMFSGKTKRVIERWKLAVQWRISYKKTLIDCISYCTVTINSLSSQTILAMRTK; this is translated from the exons atgGAAGATGCAGGGCAAGACGAAGGTTTTGAAAGATTTCTAAAATGGGCAGCAAACCTTGGAATCTCAGATTGCACCACGAACCTTTCTCTTCACCCTCAAAGCCCCACTTCTTGTTTAGGCCATTCCCTCACTGTCTCTCACTTCCCTGATGCAGGAGG GAGAGGTTTAGCTGCTGTTAGGGATTTAAAGAAAGGAGAGTTGGTACTTAGAGTTCCAAAATCTGTTTTGATCACAAGAGATAGTTTATTGAAAGATGAGAAACTTTGTTCTTTTGTCAATAATAATACCTACTCTTCTCTCTCCCCAACCCAG ATATTGGCTGTGTGTTTGTTATACGAAATGGGTAAAGGGAAGAGTTCATGGTGGTACCCTTACTTGATGCATCTGCCACGCAGTTATGACGTGCTAGCAAGTTTCAGTGAGTTTGAAATGCAAGCTTTGCAA GTGGATGATGCTATCTGGACTGCAGAAAAGGCTGTGTCGAAGGCGAAATCAGAGTGGAAAGAAGCTAATTCACTGATGGATGCCCTTAAGCTTAAACCACAACTTCTCACATTCAGGGCTTGGATTTGGGCCTCAGCAACT ATATCCTCACGGGCATTGCACATACCATGGGATGAAGCTGGGTGTTTATGTCCAGTTGGAGACTTGTTTAATTATGCTGCTCCTGGAGAGGAGTCAAATGACCTTGAAAACGTGGTGCATTGGATGAATGCCTCTTCTTTGGAAGATTCTTCTTTGTCAAATGGGGAAACCACAGATGACTTTATTGGAGATCAACCAGATATAGGTTTGGAGCGTTTGACAGATGGTGGCTTCGATGAAAACATGGCTGCATATTGCTTTTATGCCAGGAAAAATTACAAGAAGGGAACTCAG GTTCTCCTAGGCTATGGAACATACACAAATTTGGAGCTTCTTGAACACTACGGGTTTCTCCTTAATGAAAATCCAAATGACAAAGTTTTTATTCCCTTGGAACCTAGCATGTATTCCTTCATTTCATGGCCCAAGGTATCGATGTATATCCACCAAGACGGGAAGCCATCTTTTGCCTTATTGTCTGCTTTGCGTTTATGGGCAACCCCGCCAAATCAGAGGAGATCCATCAGTCACCTGGTTTACTCTGGCTCTCGACTTTCGGTATACAATGAGATATCTGTCTTGAAATGGATATCAAAGAACTGCGCCCTGATTTTGAGTAATTTGCCGACAGTAATTGAAGAAGACAGCTTGCTGTTATCCACCATCAACAAAATCGAGAATTTTGACAAGCCTACAGAGCTCGGGAAGCTGCTGTGCGCTTCCGGTGGTGAGGCACGTGCTTTCTTAGAAGCCAGTGATCTGCAGAAAGGGAAAAATGGTTCTGAGCTGATGTTTTCTGGCAAGACAAAAAGGGTCATAGAGAGGTGGAAACTAGCAGTTCAATGGAGGATCAGCTATAAGAAAACCCTGATTGATTGTATTTCCTATTGTACTGTAACTATCAATTCTCTCTCAAGTCAAACTATCTTGGCCATGAGAACTAAATAA